The Mycolicibacterium fluoranthenivorans genome segment TTCGTCGCGCCCTACAAGGTCAACGTCGGACTGCGCTGGGCCGGACACGTCTGCGACATCATCCGCGACGGCGAGCACATCACCATCCTCAGCGGCACCACGCTGGTCCGGACCTTCACCGCCGACCCCACACGCCGCTACCAGCGCGGCGACAAAACCACCCGTACCTACCGCACCCGCGAACCCAAACCACCATCATGAGTGTCAGCGATGTCCCGCGACAAAAGTGTCAACGATGTCCCGAGACACCACACCGCGCTCACCGCGGGTGAGCGCGCCGAAATCGCTAGTCGCCGCCGAGTTTCTTGTACACCGCGCCGACGATCGGCGTGACGATCGCGCGCGGGGCGTAACCGCTGGCCACCGACATGGCCTTGGAGGTCAGGCCGGGCACGATGCGCATCTTGTTGTGCTCCAAGCCATCAAGGGACAGCTTGGCGGTGTACTCGGTGTTGATCCACAGGAAGTCGGGGATCAGCCGTTCGACCAGGGACCGCTCGGTCTCGTCGGGCAGGTCGGTGCGCACCGGCCCCGGGGCGAGCAGCGTGACATTCACCCCGGTGCCCTTGAGCTCGCCGCGCAACGATTCGCTGAAGGTGTTCGCGAACGCCTTGGTGGCCGCATAGGTGGCGTTGTTGGGGATCGGCGAATTGCCGGCAGCCGATCCGGAGATCAGGATGCCGCCGGCCTTGCGCTCCAGCATGCCCGGCAGCACGGCAAGGCAAAGGTCGTGCACGGCAAGGGCATTGAGCTGAACCTGGGCCTTCTCACCGGCCGGATCCAGCTTGGCCACCGGGCCGAAGGTGGCGGTACCGGCATTGGCGCACAGCACCGAGATGTTGCGGCCGGCCAGCTCCTGGCACAGCACGTCGCGCGCGGCCGGGTCGGCGAGGTCGACGGCGCGCACCTCGACGGTCACGCCGTAGCGCTGGGTCAGGCGTTCGGCGACCTCGGCCAACACCTCGCCGCGGCGGGCGGTGATGATCAGGTGGTGGCCGCGGGCGGCCAATTCGGCGGCCAGTGCTTCACCGATGCCCTGCGAGGCGCCGGTGACGACCGCGCGGGCGTCAGGATGTGGTGCGGGTACGGGCATGCCGAAATCGTAAGGACTTATAGGGTGACGACCATGAGCAGCCCCGTCTCGGAGCCTCGCGGGGCGCGGCGATCCCACGTGTTGTCCTGGGTCTTGTACGACTGCGGCGCCACCGGCGTCAACGCAATCGTCGTGACATTCGTCTTCTCGGTCTACCTGACCAGCGCGGTCGGCAAGGACCTGCCCGGCGACACCACCCCGGCAAGCTGGCTGGGCCGGGCACTGACCATCGCCGGCATCATCGTGGCGCTGCTGGCGCCGGTGACGGGTATCTGGGTCGACGCGGCGCATCGCCGCCGCCGCGCGCTCGTACTGCTCACTGCCGTCGTGGTGGCGCTGGTGGCGTCGATGAGCATGATCCGGGCCGACTATCACTATCTGTGGGCAGGTCTGGCACTGCTGGCCATGACGGCGGCGTGCAACGACCTGGCGACGGTGCCGTACAACGCGATGCTCAGCCAGCTGACCACCCCGAAGAACGCCGGCCGCGTCTCCGGTGCGGGCCTGGCGGTCGGCTACGGCGGCAGTGTCGCACTGCTGCTGATCGTCTACGTCGGTTTCATCGCCGGGGACGGCGGCCTGCTGGGCCTGCCCCATGACGACGGCCAGAACGTCAGGGCGGCGATGGTGTTGACGGCCCTGTGGTTCGCGGCGTTCGCGGTGCCGCTGCTGACCAGGGCACCCGCGCCGCCCCCGGACGATGCGCACCGGCCGGTCGGCGTCGTCACCGCCTACCGCACGCTGTGGGCGGAGGTGAAAGGGGAGTGGCACCGCGATCGCAACGTCGTCTACTACCTGATCGCCAGTGCGGTGTTCCGGGACGGGCTGACGGGGGTGTTCACCTTCGGCGCGGTGCTCGGAGTCAACGTGTACGGCATCTCGTCGGCGACGGTGCTCCTGTTCGGCGTGTGCGCCTGCCTGGTCGCCGCCGCGGGCGCGGTGGCCGGCGGTTGGCTCGATGACCGCATCGGCGCCAAACCGGTGATCGTCGGGGCGCTGAGCCTCATGATCGTCGTCGCGTTGACGCTGTTGACGCTCTCGGGCCCGCTGGCGTTCTGGGTGTGCGGGCTCCTGCTGTGCCTGTTCGTCGGGCCGACGCTCTCGGCGGCGCGCACCCAGATGCTGCGGATCTCGAATGAGGGCAAGGAGGGTGTGGCGTTCGGCCTGTACACCATGACCGGCCGCGCGGCGACCTTCCTGGCGCCGGCGTTGTTCGCCCTGTTTATCGATGTGTTCGACAGCGACCGCGCGGGCATGGGCGGGCTGTGTGTGGTGCTGGTACTCGGTCTGGTGCTGATGCTGGGGGTGCGTACCCCCGCGCACCGCCCGGCGGGTCTACCCGATCGGGCTGCAGATCGTCAGCCCTGACCCGCTGCGCTGCTGCACCTGGGCGCCGTCGATGCTGATCGAGCAGCTCACCTCGCGGCCGACGTTGATGATGCTGACGCTCGCCGAACCCTTGGCGGGTTTGGCCAGATCCACCTGCTTGCTCCACGGCAGCATCACGTTGAACTCGGTCTGCAGCACGCCGCCGGTGTCGACGTAGGTGATGTTGATCGCCCGGCCGGTGCCACTGACGTTGTAGACGACGGTCTCGGTGACACCGGGCTCGGTCCCCGAGGTGGTGGGCGCACTGGTCGACGGCGAGGGCGCCAGCGATGGCGCGGTGGTGCTGGTGGTGGTGGGCCGGCGGGTGGTCGACGGGGTGGGCGTGACGGCCGGCTCGGACAGCGAGGGCACCGGCGCCACGACCGTGTCCTGCTGGGAGCTGTTGACGATCACCAGCGCGATGACCAGCCCGAGGACGACGATGATGGCGATCGCCGCGACGACCCACAACCATCGCGGGGTCTGCGGGCCCTCGGGCGGCGTCGGACCGCCGGGCGGTGGGGGCGGTGCGCCGTAGTACTGGTTGGTCGCGTAGGCCGGGTCATACGCCGGGTACGCGGGGATCGGTTCAGTGGGACGCGGGCCGTAAGGGGTCGGCCCGGCGTAAGCGGGATCGGGGTGGCCGGAATATCCGGGGTAGCCGGAGTAAGCGTCGCCAGGCCGGCCGTCGAGCTGGCCAGAGAAACTCTGGGTCGGCTCATCGCCGCGTGGAGAATTGGTCATGGCCACCTCATGGCTGCAGGGTACCCGCGCGGTCTGGCGGTGTGCCGCCTCGCGGTCCCACCGCGTTGGTCACAGCAACGATCGCGACGACCCGAGCGCGGCCACCGTCATCGCCCGCAACACCGTTCGGGAGCTGTGGGTGAGGGTCGGTGTCTTGACGCTGTGCGGGGTCGAGTTGAGCAGCCCGAACACCGCCTGGGCCATCAGCCTGGCGTCGGCTTCGTCGAGGGAATCGTCGAGCCGGCGCAGCACGTCGACCCAGATCTCCACGTACTGTCGCTGGGCCTTGCGGACCTGACGTTTGGCCGGGGCCGGAAGGTGCGACAGGTCGCGGTCCTGGATGCGGATGAGGTCGGACTCGCCGAGGGCGAAGTCGAGGTGGAAGTCGATCAACCCGTTCAGTGCGTCCTGCGGCTGCGGGTTGGCGGCGACGACGTCGGTGGCGCCGTTCAGTAGCCGCGTGCTGATCCCGACCAGGAGTTCCACCAGCAACGCCTCCTTGTTCGGGAAGTGCCGGTAGATGGCGGGACCGCTGACCCCGGCCGCCGCGCCGATGTCCTCCAGGCGCACCGCGAGATATCCGTGCTCGGCGATCAGGCGTTCCGCGGCGGCGATCAGTTGATCCCGGCGGTCGGACTTGGCTCTGCTGCGCGGGGTCTCGCTGGTCATGCGCACCTCAATCCGACGGTAGACATTTGGGTTAATCGTGATTAACATCCTACGAGTTAGTCGTCATTAACTCAACTGAAATGGGTTCAGCGATGGCACATCGCGACGCGCACCTCGCCCTGGTGGGTGAGTTGCGCACCAAGCTGGCCGCGGCCGCGTTGGGCGGCTCCGAGAAGGCTCGTGAGCGGCATGTCAGCCGCGGCAAACTGCTTCCCCGGGACCGGGTCGACGGTCTGCTCGACACCGGGAGCCCCTTCCTCGACATCGCACCGCTGGCCGCCGACGGCATGTATGACGGCGACTGCCCGGGGGCGGGGATGATCGCGGGCATCGGGCGGGTGTCAGGGCGCGAATGCATGATCGTGGCCAATGACGCCACCGTGAAGGGCGGCACCTACTACCCGATCACGGTCAAGAAACACCTTCGCGCACAAGAGATCGCCGCCCAGAACCGGCTGCCGTGCCTCTATCTGGTGGATTCCGGTGGTGCTTTCCTGCCGCGTCAGGACGAGGTGTTCCCCGATCGCGAACACTTCGGCCGGATCTTCTTCAACCAGGCCACGATGAGCGCGGCGGGTATCCCGCAGATCGCCGCGGTGCTCGGCTCGTGTACCGCCGGTGGCGCCTATGTGCCGGCGATGAGCGACGAAGCCGTCATCGTGCGCAACCAGGGCACGATCTTCCTGGGCGGCCCACCGCTGGTGAAGGCGGCCACCGGCGAGATCGTCACCGCAGAGGAACTCGGCGGCGGCGACCTGCATTCCAAGACCTCCGGTGTCACCGACCATCTGGCCCACGACGACCGCGACGCGCTGCGCATCGTGCGCCGGATCGTGTCCACGCTCGGGCCGCGACTGGATCCGCCGTGGGACCTGCGCCCGGTGGTCGACGCGGTGGCCGATCAGACCGAGCTCTACGACGTCGTCCCGGTGGATTCCAGGGTGCCCTACGACGTGCACGAGGTCGTCACCCGCATCGTCGACGGCGGCGAATTCGCCGAGTTCAAGGCCGAATACGGCACCACCCTGGTTACCGGCTTCGCCCGTATCCACGGCCACCCCGTCGGGATCATCGCCAACAATGGGGTGCTCTTCGGCGAATCCGCGGTCAAGGGTGCACATTTCATCGAGCTCTGCGATAAACGCAACACCCCGCTGCTGTTCCTGCAGAACATCTCCGGGTTCATGGTGGGCCGCGACTACGAGGCCGGCGGTATCGCCAAACACGGCGCCAAGATGGTGACCGCCGTGGCCTGTGCGCGGGTGCCGAAGCTGACGGTGGTGATCGGCGGCTCCTACGGTGCGGGCAACTACTCCATGTGCGGGCGAGCGTATTCGCCGCGCTTCCTGTGGATGTGGCCCAATGCCCGGATCTCGGTGATGGGCGGCGAGCAGGCCGCGTCGGTGCTGGCCACGGTGCGTGGGGACATGACCCCCGAGCAGGAGGAGGCGTTCAAGGCGCCGATCCGTGAACAGTACGAGCACCAGGGCAACCCGTACTATTCGACCGCCCGGCTCTGGGATGACGGGGTCATCGACCCGGCCGACACCAGAACCGTTGTCGGACTCGCCCTGTCGGTTGTCGCACAGGCTCCGTTGGAGCCGGTGTCCTACGGCGTGTTCAGGATGTGAGGGGCATGTCCACTTTCGACGTTCAGGGCGAGCGCAGCGACGGGATGTTCGACGTCGTTCTGGTCGCCAACCGCGGTGAGATCGCGGTCCGCGTCATCCGCACGCTGCGCGCCATGGGCATCCGCTCCGTGGCGGTCTACAGCGATCCCGACGCCGGCGCCCGCCATGTCGCCGAGGCCGATGTCGCCGTGCGCATCGGCCCGGCCGCCGCCCGGCAGAGCTACCTCGACATCGACGCCATCGTCGGCGCCGCCGTCCGCACCGGCGCCCAGGCGGTGCACCCCGGGTACGGATTCCTCGCCGAGAACGCCGATTTCGCAGCCGCACTGCACGCGGCGGGCATCGTGTTCATCGGCCCGCCCGTCGGGGCGATCGGCACCATGGGTGACAAGATCGCGGCCAAGGCGGCCGTCTCGGCGTTCGGGGTGCCGGTGGTTCCGGGCATCTCGCGGCCCGGGCTCACCGATGACGACCTGATCTCCGGCGCCCCCGATGTGGGATTCCCCGTTCTGGTCAAGCCGTCTGCCGGTGGCGGCGGCAAGGGCATGCGGGTGGTGCACTCCGCAGATGAACTTCCTGCCGCGTTGGTCAGTGCCCGCCGCGAAGCCGCCTCGGCCTTCGGTGACGACACCCTGTTCCTGGAGCGATTCGTGTTGCGGCCCCGCCATATCGAGGTCCAGGTGCTCGCCGACGGGCACGGCAACGTCATCCATCTCGGTGAACGGGAGTGCAGTCTGCAACGGCGGCACCAGAAGGTCATCGAGGAGGCGCCTTCTCCGCTGCTGGACGCGGCCACCCGGGCCAGGATCGGCGAGGCGGCGTGCAACACCGCCCGCAGCGTGGACTACACCGGCGCAGGCACGGTCGAGTTCATCGTGTCGGCCGACCGGCCCGACGAGTTCTTCTTCATGGAGATGAACACCCGGCTCCAGGTGGAACACCCGGTCACCGAGCTGGTCACCGGTGTGGATCTGGTCGAGCTGCAGGTGCGGATCGCCGCGGGTGAGAAGCTGCCGTTGAGCCAGGACGAGGTCACGCTGACCGGGCACGCGATCGAGGCCCGGGTGTACTCCGAGGACCCGGCCAACGGCTTCCTGCCCACCGGCGGCACGGTGCTCGATGTGGTGGAACCGACAGGCACCCGGGTCGACTCGGGGATCTACGCGGGCACCGTCGTCGGTAGCGACTACGACCCGATGCTCGCCAAGATCATCGCCCACGCCGAGGATCGGGCCGGTGCGCTGCGCGGCCTGGATCAGGCGCTGGCCCAGACCGCGGTGCTGGGTGTCACCACGAACATCGACTTCCTGCGCTTCCTGCTGGCCGATGCGGATGTGGTTGCCGGACAGTTGGATACCGGCCTGTTGGACCGCCGGCTGCCGGACTATGCGCCTACCCCCGCCGGCGACGGTGAGCTGATTGCCGCGGCTGCCTACCAGTGGTTGCGGCATTGGGCGGCCGCCGACGACAACCTCTGGTCGGTGCCGTCGGGCTGGCGCACGGGGGAGCGGGCGCCGAGCGTGTTCCGGTTGCGCGCGGGCGAGCGGATCGATCACGTGCGGATCACCGGCGACCTGCCGTCTTCCCCGTCGCTTCGCTCGCCCCAGGAACGAAGCTGTACCGCAGTCGTCGAGGACGGTGGAACCTATTCGGTGACAGCCGGTTTGGCCGGTCGCGTCCTGACCGTCACCGTGGACGGGCTACGCACCGAATACGTCGTGGCCGCCGACGGCACCCAGCTCTGGCTGGCCGGGCCGGCCGGCACCGTGGTGGTGGACGAGGTGCGCGAGGCGCCGGTGCGGCCCGAGGACGAACACTCCGGCGACGCCGAACTGCTCAGCCCCATGCCGGGCGCGGTGGTCGCATTGGGAGTCCAGGACGGGGCGGCGGTGGCCGCCGGCGCCGTCGTGGTGACCGTCGAGGCCATGAAGATGGAACACGCGTTGTCCGCACCGGTGGACGGTGTCGTGGAACTTCTCGTCGCCGTCGGCGACCAGGTCAAGGTGGGCCAGCCACTGGCCCGAATCATCGCTGCAATCAAGGAGACCGAGCAATGACCGATTTTCTGTCCACCGGGGGCCTGCCGGACGAGTATTCGCAACTGGCCAAGACCGTCCGCGACTTCGCCCAGAGTGTCGTCGCCCCCGTGGCCGCCAAACACGACGAGGAGCACTCGTTCCCGTACGAGGCGGTGGCCGGGATGGCGGAGATGGGCCTTTTCGGGCTGCCGTTCCCCGAGGAGTACGGCGGCATGGGCGGCGACTACTTCGCGCTGTGTCTGGCCCTGGAGGAACTCGGCAAGGTCGACCAGAGCGTGGCGATCACCCTGGAGGCCGGCGTGTCCCTCGGTGCGATGCCGGTCTACCGCTTCGGTAACGAAGCCCAGAAGCAGGAATGGCTGCCGCTGCTGGCCAGTGGCAAGGCGCTGGGCGCGTTCGGGTTGACCGAGGCCGGTGGCGGCAGTGACGCCGGGGCCACCAAGACCACCGCGAAGTTCGACGGCGACACCTGGGTGATCAACGGCTCCAAGCAGTTCATCACCAACTCCGGCACCGATATCACCAAGCTGGTGACGGTCACGGCGGTCACGGGGGAGGCTCCCGGCGGTAGGAAGGAGATCTCGTCCATCCTGGTGCCGGTGCCCACCAAGGGGTTCACCGCGGAGCCTGCCTACAACAAGGTGGGCTGGAACGCCTCGGACACCCACCCGCTCAGTTTCGACGACGTCCGGGTACCCGCCGAGAACCTGCTCGGTGAGCGGGGCCGCGGCTACGCCAATTTCCTGCGCATCCTCGACGAAGGCCGGATCGCCATCGCCGCGCTGTCGGTCGGCGCGGCGCAGGGCTGCGTGGACGAATGCGTGAAGTACGCCCACGAGCGGGAGGCGTTCGGCGCCAAGATCGGCACCTACCAGGCCATCGCCTTCAAGATCGCCCGGATGGAGGCCCGTGCACACGTCGCCCGCACCGCGTACTACGACGCGGCCGCACTGATGCTGTCCGGCAAGCCGTTCAAGAAGGCCGCGTCGGTGGCCAAGATGGTCGCCAGCGAGGCCGCGATGGACAACTCCCGCGATGCCACCCAGATCTTCGGCGGCTACGGCTTCATGAACGAATACTCCGTCGCTCGGCACTACCGGGACTCCAAGATCCTCGAGATCGGCGAAGGGACAACCGAAGTGCAGCTCATGCTGATCGGGCGGGAGCTCGGCCTGTGACGGGAGAAACCGGACCCAGGAAAGTCGTCGAGCAGCGCGGCCTCTGGTACGAGGAGTTCGAGACCGGCGTGCTCTACCTGCACCGGCCCGGTCGCACCATCACCGAAGCCGACAACGTCCTGTTCACCACGTTGACCATGAACACCCAGGCCCTGCACCTGGATGCCGCGTTCTCGGAGGCGCAACCCCCGTTCCATCAGCGGTTGGTGAACTCGATGTTCACCCTGTCCACCCTGGTCGGGCTGTCGGTCACCCAGCTCACCCAGGGCACCATCGTCGGCAACCTCGGATTCTCCGAGATCGCCTTCCCGAAGCCGCTGTTCCACGGCGACACGCTCTACGCGGAATCCGAGGTCGTCGAAAAGCGCGAGTCCAAGAGCCGCCCGGGCGAAGGGATCGTCACGTTCGCTCATACCGGGCGCAACCAGCACGGCGCTATCGTCGCCACCGCATCGCGCAAGACCATGGTCCGCAAGAAGCCTCAGGAGGCCTGATGCTCGACAACGTCGGACCGGCGTGGATCTTCTGCCCGGCTGATCGCCCGGAACGTTTCGCGAAGGCCGCGGCGTCCGCCGATATCGTCATCCTCGATCTGGAAGACGGCGCCGGCGACAAGCCGGGGGCCCGCGAGGCGGTGGTGAACACTCCGCTGGACCCCGCGCGCACCGTCGTGCGGATCAACCCGCACGGCAGCGACGACCAGCGGCTGGACCTGGAAGCGCTCAAGCGCACCGGCTACACCACCGTCATGCTGCCCAAATGTGAGGCCGCCGAGCAGGTGAGCGCGCTGGCACCGCTGGACGTGGTGCTGATCATCGAGACCCCGCTCGGCGCGCTGAAGGTCGCCGAGACCGCGGCGGTGTCCAACACCGTCGGCGTGATGTGGGGTGCGGAGGACCTGTTCGGGTCGCTGGGCGGGACGGCCAACCGTTTCCCGGACGGCACCTACCGCGGGGTGGCGAACCATGTCCGGTCGCAGTCACTGCTGGCGGCCAAGGCTTTCGGCAAGCTGGCGCTCGATTCGGTGTACATCGACATCAAGGATCTCGACGGCTTGCGCCGGGAGACCGATGACGCGGTGGCCGTCGGCTTCGATATCAAGGTGGCGCTGCACCCGAACCAGGTGCCGGTGATCCGGGACGGTTACGCCCCGTCGGCCGAGCAGGTCGACTGGGCGCGGCAGGTATTGGCCGCCGCGGCCGACCAGCGGGGTGCCTTCGCCTTCGACGGAACGATGGTCGACGCGCCGGTACTGCGGCGCGCCGAGCGGATCGTCGCGCTGGCGCCGCCACACTGACTTCGCCCGGGTACCCCGCTGCGTGACATTCCGACACGCCTCGAATGCGTGACCGGGCGGTGTCGGCGGCCGAAGCTGATCCCGGCGCATACTGGTAGCTACCCCAGTGCTGCGATGGACAGAACGGAACGTCGGGCCAACTGCACCTCCCGGCTGAAGTTCGCCGGTACCCTGTCATCCCGTGGGTCTGGCCGACCGTCACAGTACTGAGCACCTCGTGGGCTGACGGCCTAACATGCAGTCACCTGAAGGAGGCGGTATGGCGGATGATTTCGAGACCGTGCGGTTGGTTGCTGCCGACGGCTCCGCCACGTCCGAGGAACGGTACCGGCGTGACCTGCCGGCGGAAACACTGAGCTGGCTCTACGAGCTGATGGTGCTGACCCGCGAGATCGATATCGAGCTCATCAATCTGCAACGTCAGGGTGAGTTGGCGCTGTACGCGTCCTGCCGCGGCCAGGAGGCCGCCCAGGTCGGTGCGGCAGCTTGCCTGCGCAAGACGGATTGGTTGTTTCCGCAATACCGGGAGCTCGGTGTTTTTCTCGCGAGAGGGATCACGCCCGCTCAAGTGGGCTCGGTGTGGCGTGGATCGTGGCACGGCGGCACGTCCTTCACCGACAAGAACTGTGCGCCGATCTCCATCCAGATGGGTGCCCATGCCCCGCACGCGGTCGGCGCGGCGATGGCCGCTCAGCGCCTCGGTGAGGACTCGGTGACCGCGTTGTTCATGGGGGACGGTGCCACCTCCGAAGGCGACGCGCACGAGGCGCTGAATTTCGCGTCGGTATACCGGGTGCCCGTCGTGTTCTTCATCCAGAACAACCAGATCGCCATCTCCACCCCGGTCAGCCACCAGCATGGTGCGACCTCGCTCGCGCACCGGGCCGCGGGCTACGGTGTGCCCGCGGTGCGGGTGGACGGCAACGATGTCCTGGCGTGCTTTGCGGTGATGTCCGAGGCCGCGCAGCGGGCCCGCGAGGGTGGTGGTCCGACGTTCATCGAAGCGATCACCTACCGGATGGGGCCGCACACCACCTCCGACGATCCCACCCGGTACCGCCCCGACTCCGACGTCGAGGAGTGGGCGGGGCGGGACCCGATCGCCCGGTATGCCACCTACCTGCGGTCGGCCGGTGTGCTGACCGACCGGCTCTCCGAACGGGTTGCGGGTCGGGCGGCGCGGATGCGTACGGATTTGCGGGACGCGGTGATCGGCACCCCAGACCCTGATATCGCGGAGGTGTTCGACACCGTCTACCACGACATCACGCCGGAACTGGCCCGGCAGCGCGACGAGTTACTCGTCGAGCTCGGAAAGGAGTCCTAGATGACGCCGCGGACGGAAGGAGCGAAATGACACAGATCATCGAGCGACCGCCGACGCACGGTGATGACACCCCCGAATCTCGGCCGTCCCTGTTGACCCTGTCCATGGCGCAGGCGATCAATCTCGGGCTGCATGACGCGATGGCCGCCGATGACCGGGTGCTCGTCTTCGGCGAAGATGTCGCGCGCTTGGGCGGGGTGTTCCGGGTCACCGAAGGACTGGCCGAAACCTTCGGTCAACAACGGTGTTTCGACACTCCGCTGGCCGAATCCGCGATCATCGGTATCTCGATCGGGATGGCACTACGCGGGTTCGTGCCGGTGCCGGAACTCCAGTTCGACGGATTCTCGGCGCCCGCCTTCGACCAGATCGTCAGCCAGTTGGCCAAGTACCGAATGCGAACTCACGGTGACGTGCAGATGGCCGTCACCCTGCGCATCCCGTCGTTCGGGGGAATCGGTGCGGTGGAACATCATTCGGAATCCACCGAGAGTTGGTGGCTGCACACCGCCGGCCTGAAGGTGGCGGTGCCGTCCACACCGTCGGATGCGTATTGGCTGCTGCGCCAATCAATCAGCTCCCGAGACCCGGTGATCTATCTGGAGCCCAAGCGCCGGTACTGGACGCGCGGCTCGGTAGACACGGTGGTGCCGCCCCTGCCGTTCGGACGGGCAGCCGTCCGCCGACCTGGCGAGGACATCACGGTGGTCACCTACGGCGGGTTGGTGGACGTCGCGTGCAACGCCGCCGAGATCGCCGCCGACCAGGGCTGCAGTGTGGAGGTGGTCGATCTGCGCACGCTGAATCCCCTTGATTTCGACACGATCGCCGAATCGGTGCGCCGGACCGGGCGCTGCGTGGTGATGCACGAGGGGCCTCGCACCTTGGGCTTCGGGGCCGAACTGGCCGCCCGGCTGTCCGAGGAACTGTTCTACGACCTGGAGGCACCGGTGTTGCGGGCCACCGGCTTCGACACCCCGTACCCACCGGCCCGGCTGGAGAAGTTGTGGCTGCCGGGTGTGGACCGGTTGCTCGACTGCATCGAGAGGGCGATGACACAGTGACGAATGCGCAGGTTCTCGAGTTCCGGGTACCCGATCTCGGCGAGGGCCTGGAGGACGCCACGATCACCGGGTGGTCCGTGTCGGTCGACGAGGTGGTCGAGTTGAACCAGGTGCTGTGCACGCTGGAGACCGCCAAGGCCGAGGTGGAGATCCCCAGTCCCTACGCGGGACGGGTGACCGAACTGGGCGGCGACGTCGGTGACACGCTCGACGTCGGTGCGTTGCTGGTGCGATTCGACGGGCCGGTCTCTTCAGGCGAGCGAAGCGACGGGGGACCGCCGCCACCGCCACCGGCGGGCGAGCGCAGCGACCCGCCACCGCCACCGGCGGGCGAACGAACCGACGGGGAGTCGTCGGGCGCGGTGCTGGTGGGTTCGGGCGCAGACGACCAACTGGACAGGTCCCGGCGAGCCCGGGCCAAACCGTCCACCCGGAAACTGGCCCGCGAGTCGGGCGTTGACCTGAGCTCTGTCGCGCCGACGGGCCGCAACGGTGTCATCACCCGGCAAGACGTGCTGGCGGTGACGACGCACCCCGAGATCGTGGCGCCCAACGGTGTGCAGGTCGAGATGGCCAAGCGGATGACCTTGTCGCGCACCAAAATTCCGGATGCGCATGCCACCGTCGTGGTCGACGGGACGGCGCTGCTGCGGGTGGCCGAGCGATTGCAGGTCACCCCGTTCGTACTGACGCTGCGTCTGCTGACGGTGGCGTTGCGGAATCACCCGCTGATGAACTCGACCTGGGTGGACACCGCGGACGGTCCTCGCCTGCATCGGCATCAGTCGGTCCATCTCGGTGTCGGGGTGGCGACGACGCGCGGCCTGTTGGTGCCCGTCGTCACCGACGCGCAGACCCGAACCACTCGGTCACTGGCCGCCGAGGTGACGCGGCTGATCGAGGGAGCCCGCGGCCGGAGCCTGCGCCCGGCCGAGCTGACGGGATCGACGTTCACGGTGTCGAACTTCGGTGCGCTGGGTTTGGACGAAGGCGTGCCGGTGATCAACTATCCGGAGGCGGCCATCCTGGGGATGGGTTCGCTGAAGCCGCGCGCGGTGGTGGTCGACGGCG includes the following:
- a CDS encoding dihydrolipoamide acetyltransferase family protein, with product MTNAQVLEFRVPDLGEGLEDATITGWSVSVDEVVELNQVLCTLETAKAEVEIPSPYAGRVTELGGDVGDTLDVGALLVRFDGPVSSGERSDGGPPPPPPAGERSDPPPPPAGERTDGESSGAVLVGSGADDQLDRSRRARAKPSTRKLARESGVDLSSVAPTGRNGVITRQDVLAVTTHPEIVAPNGVQVEMAKRMTLSRTKIPDAHATVVVDGTALLRVAERLQVTPFVLTLRLLTVALRNHPLMNSTWVDTADGPRLHRHQSVHLGVGVATTRGLLVPVVTDAQTRTTRSLAAEVTRLIEGARGRSLRPAELTGSTFTVSNFGALGLDEGVPVINYPEAAILGMGSLKPRAVVVDGAVVARPTMSLTVAFDHRIADGAQVAEFLRELMQLVETPELALADL